One window from the genome of Nicotiana tomentosiformis chromosome 5, ASM39032v3, whole genome shotgun sequence encodes:
- the LOC138892184 gene encoding uncharacterized protein — protein MWTTTVNCIREAARKLVGSTYEEEQRTYRERYKKARKEAKLAVTTAKTVAFERLYENFGGKGGDKKLYRLAKIRERKVQDLDQVRYIKDEDGNDLVEEACIRRRWQEYFHRLLNEEGNRNIMLGELEKSGSQSDFGFCRRIRSEEVKGAKQKMSKGKATGPDEILVKFWKEVAGQAWNSLLGCLMSFLGLRRYPKSGGGV, from the exons ATGTGGACCACAACAGTGAACTGCATTAGGGAAGCTGCTAGAAAG CTAGTGGGGAGCACGTATGAGGAGGAGCAGAGGACATATAGGGAGCGTTATAAGAAGGCAAGGAAAGAGGCAAAATTGGCAGTTACGACGGCTAAGACTGTAGCTTTTGAGCGATTGTATGAGAATTTTGGGGGCAAAGGAGGCGACAAGAAGCTATACAGGTTAGCCAAGATTAGGGAGAGGAAGGTTCAAGACCTAGATCAAGTGCGGTACATCAAAGACGAAGATGGTAATGATCTGGTGGAAGAGGCATGTATTAGGCGTAGATGGCAAGAGTACTTCCATAGACTCCTGAACGAGGAAGGGAACAGGAACATCATGCTAGGCGAGTTGGAAAAATCAGGGAGCCAGAGTGATTTTGGGTTTTGCAGGCGTATTAGGAGCGAGGAGGTTAAGGGGGCGAAGCAGAAGATGAGCAAGGGTAAGGCAACTGGGCCTGACGAGATCCTTGTTAAATTTTGGAAGGAAGTGGCTGGGCAGGCTTGGAATAGCttactaggttgtttaatgtcatttttagggttAAGAAGATACCCGAAGAGTGGCGGTGGAGTTTGA